The genomic stretch atatatatatatatataggggggggggggcagcgagcatgtaactgattgattgatcggtcgatcgattgattgatttattatttggttgaatgattgatcgattgaatgatcaatttttgtggtgcaatataactttttttgtgcgtgatattgatcaattcactctttttctttccctggttactttgctctcagctatatctcagaccactagcagtctgaggctgtatgtaattctctcttttctttattgactaaataaagacacatTGTCCATTCTTCAaatcttatcttaattaaaacatcccttatcttataattggcgagagatcacttacattaacagtttgctttatccgtccatccgtccgtccacccatccacccatccatccatccatccatacatacatacatacatacatacatacatacatacatacatacgtacatacgtacatacatacatacatgcgcgcGCTGATAATTTGTAATTTACCAATCAATTTACAGTAATGCATTTTGAATTCACTTTTGTTTCATGTGGTGATTTTTCATTCTTTGTCGTCTTATTTAGAtaacacgttttttttttagaatggAAGGAAATGCCATCCCTACTGTCAtgtgttattacaaatttcggcaatgttattacatgttTTTAATGACATTTACTACGCAGAGATGTCGGCAAGTTTTATTACCTGTCGTTCACAGAAATTATTAAACATTTAGACAATTATTACAGTTGTAGgttttattgaatgaaaaaatgttgtttttattgcaaatgtctgcgttattacaaatatcgACAATTATTGCAAATGTCTGCTGTacagggcgccccgtcacggcataccttatAGACTAGCGAAACCCTTGAACAcattattttattgataaaacaaaCTCATTTTTGACAATACACTGTcggtaagatacatcgtgtcgGTGCGCCCTCATCGGCATTTGCCACTCTAAAGGTTGCCAGTGAAGgcgaacaacaacaaaatgatatGTTACAATCAAAACAATAAATTTTCACTTCTTAAAAAGTctaataatcaaaataaaatcaagaaataatCATAACATTTGAAGCAGTTAGATGGAAAATGAACATGGCACACGGTTGGTGGCCTTAGGTTGACTTACGTCTTGTGAACGACTTCTGATCATCTTCATTATTATACAAGACAAGGGAATCATTATTATTCAGTATATGTGCAATATAATGCTAATGAATATAGTCTGCCCGATATGGCTATTTCAGGCATTTGCTGGAATAGCTGGTTATAAAGACCGTCTTTGGCTGAGAGAGGAGGAAATAATTTCCCGCCTTTGGACATGGGTTatttacttcaatttcaatataatttacttcattcATTAAACATAGCAAAGTTTATacgccctataaagtttgttaatgtgccttacagtgttaataactaatttgtatgattaataatttttggtaattaggatatatcagaagaatgcatacttgaaattcaatatcatttagtacatgcattaaccataacaaagcggatatgtcctataacatttgttgatacagcttacagttttaatgaaaaatttgcataattaatgattttaggtatcTAGGCTGttaaaatgcaagcttcaaatttcgtataatatgatacatatatcaatcacaataatacgcacctgtcctatgaagattgttgctacaactttttcctttaatgagtatttcgaataatgaacgatattcagtaattaagcagtatcatgcactcttaaaattcagtataattttgcacatacattaacctaagaatgcacgcttgtccaaaaaaatagtttgttaccatagtttttaaAGTTtcttttgcataattagtgattcccttacgggggggggcattcagtttaaatttggCTGTTATTTTCAGCGTTTTGAATAATTGAAAGGGCgctatagaaaataaacaaatgttaaatgttaaagaCTTCAGCCTGTATTTGTTCCCGTTGAAACGCAGACAACCTGTTCACTATTTTCATATCTTTCGTCTCTCACTACAATTATTTCACCACGACATAGACGATAAATTGGCTCAGATAAGAAAGTTGTAAGGCCAGCAAACACCATACAGGAACCGTAAAAGTAGAAAGAATTGTTGTATTCCTTGGTTATGTCATATATCCATCCTGTGTGAAAATTATCGATAAAGAAAAGAATGTGTTATTAGTTTAATTGACATTGACAATATTagcctcctctctctctctctctctctctctctctctctctctctctctctctctctctctctctctctctctctctctctctctctctctctctctctctctctctcctctcatactgactgactgaccgacctgCCTACCTCCGACTGTCGGACCTATCAATCCTCCAATACAGCCCCAAGGCGAGCTAACACACAAAGCTGCCGTCAAGTTAGATGAACCAACTACATCGTTAGTTGCCTGTGAATACAGAGAGTAGAAAAGACCACAGAATAGTCCGAGAAAGGCGGTGTACACACAATATTTTGAGTACGTGTCAGCAAAGGGACTAAACAGATTGGTTATCCCGGCTAAAATCAATGCTACACCAAATAGGCTTGTACTTGTCATGGAGTGAGGTTTAAAACGCAGTATGACAGGTGGAGCGAGTCTGCCTATTATACCTACAGCTCCAAATATGGACATGATTAGGGCAATGTTCCTTTCAGAACTGAGGCTCATAGACTTCGCACGTGCAACCATGTGAGATGGTATGCCAAAGAAACCAGCGCTTATACCAAGTAGCGAGGCAAATGCGATTACATCAAATATTGGGTATTTGATATAGAGACTACAGTCGCAAATTTCATTTATCTGTCGTAAGGCATTCGTTTTCGCTGTAGAATGGACCTCGTTATCACTTTCATCGGCTGCCATGTCATCAAAATGTTCTGTGCCTCTCAACTCTAAATTTGTCTTTGTCATTTTTGGTAATTTGAAGAGTGTTCCGCATACACACAAGTTGGCATTAATAGCAGCAAATATAATGAACGCTCCACGCCAGCCGTACGTCTCAATCAATAGTTGCCATAATGGTGTAAAGACGAAAATGCCTATTCCTGACCCACACACCACAAAGGCATTTGCTATGGCGTACCTCTTTTTAATGTAAATTGGAATAAGTCCAAGGGGAGGGAATGCAATAAGACCATGGCCGCATCCTGCAATGACAGTGAACACAAATTGCATCCTTTTAGTAAACATTACTATGATACAATGGCAAACATTAAAAGAGCACTTGGATGAGTGTACAGTGGTTTGAAGCAtaatgtgcatatatatattttacctgTACTCAGTGTATTCTACTCACTGAATcatacttaaccatcatttGCAATTGACTTAATTCAAACCTAGTATTTAAGATTTAACATGTAAATGACCAAATGAcgtaatacattacagtatataatatatatatgtcgaggaaatccctactatacAATCAACTATTCTAAGAAGTCCAGAAGACAACAAGTGTAATGTCACAGAAGCCATGCATTGccattaacataattataatagaATAGTTTATGGCTTTAGGGTTGTATGCAAGTATTTGAAATTTCACATGAATACAAATCCTACAGACTCTGCTCATGCATCAATTCCCCGATTGACACAGGCACTCCCCTGGGGTTCTATTTTAGGTAAATTTATAGTAACGAGGTTTGCTCACACAATTACTTTTCTGAGCTTAAAATTACAGGATTTAAAAGTAAGTTTTTTGCCACAAGTAAAATCCGACATCGTACCAATTGATCATTATGGTCAGAAGTTGTGATTGGTAAGAGTTTGAATAGTGATCACGATAAGCGTCTgtcaacaaatttaaaaaaaaccatgtcaatgacaatgacaattaGTTCTCTTTTGGACATTGCAGATAAATACTACAACAAGTCCCCAAGACGCATGTTCTAAATCAGAGAATAAATGTGGATTGTACACGTGTTTCCTTTTTGTCTTCATCACGGTGAGATTGTATCTATGTGTATGCAATGAACAATAATTTGGTCGTAGGATATCGGATAAAATCATAAACATACGTGACATATAAACTGCCTGTATACTAGACATCTTTCGTAGATTCTGTTTAATTGTTTTGTCGTAATTTAATGAATATATAGCAATCATATAGAACAGAGGAATCAGCGTCGATGTAACTTGTCAATGATTAGAGTCAATGATCTGTACATGGTAATGGAACAGTAATTTTAGGAACTGGGAGCGtccacgcacgcatgcacgcgcgcgcgcacacacacacacacacacacacacacacacacacacacacacgcacgcacgcacgcacgcaacaTAATGTCATTGTCACTCATTTACAAGTGACAAGcgttgctattctttcacataGCGGTAGAACAGGAATGTACTGAACTGAGTATaaatggacttgatgatttcaaTGTCTTTAACTGTTTACCTGctaataaataatatgacaacTTGTCTACTTCTACATTCCAACTGTATGATAGTCTGAGTGTAAAGTTATCTGTATTTGTGATTGTTTTATCTATGAAACGCCACGCCAACCCAGTTTCTGTTGTAAACATTCTTTATGTTATACATACCGTATAATACTCCAAAACTGAAGTAGACAAATTCAAGAGTTGGTGCATAAGCCGTCAGTAGTAATCCAATAGATGATATTATACCTCCAAGTATTACAGTGCCACGGTATCCTATTTTCTTTACGGATATATTTGCAATTGGACCTGGAGATGATGTGAAAAGAAAGATGCATTAATTTACTATTAAATGCTGCTATGTTTTATATGCACTTGTATCCAAGGTATACTATATAACTGACAGTATCTAGTATTACTTGTAAGTATATGCCAAGTACAATGTACGTTCCATATTTTGCTGCTATAGATCACCTTTCGGTAAATAGCCGAAATGAACTGTTTACACACGTCAAATGACCTTGAGTAGCGATGTTCAACAAACAATATACGTGTACGTTATAACGGAGCGTTCAGTTTTAACGGCCGGCGGCGGGTCTGTGACTTTCTGTTCAAGACATGTTGTACATAAAAATAGTGACCTCCTGCAATTCACCCACAAAACGAACCAcccctgacaaataaaaaacacactaccccccccccccaatctaTTGATAAGAACtattcttcttgttcttgcaaaagacactctattctcaaagtATAAAACCGcccactgcatagttaattttacatgttacattttcattaattttaagtttgtctggtaaattgctaaccaaaatcccTTGCTTCacagctctttagacaggaaccctatgaagtatgattgtctgttcactgacataaaaaatattcatggtttagtacccaaaagttctaggatatctctctGATTGAGTGAACAATTAccatagattaattcagctaattatcaaatacaatattagaaatggagttaatataattataaacccatgtcaataactgtcaatgCATGTATACACATTGCCCAGTTTGCAATTTTCAGGTACTTGTTTGTCATGTTCATAGTTGTTCAGTTTAGTAAATCATGGCACTGATTCAAACTCCCCTCTCTTCTTTGGTCAAACTGCTTATTTTAACGGAAATGTTTTTGAACAGGTTTTGAAAAACGAAATATGCTGACTGTCATtgatttcaaaagaaaaattaaaaaaaaatcatgaaaggTTTTCTATATTTTCAGCTGTTTTAGAACGAGATTACTAATTCAGTTCACTTGCAATGTTGTTCTGTAAATTGCTGACAAcgtgatagccttgaaaataaatacatttaacaTTCCatgggagatgtaaaatctaattttccttaTAACTTTGCATTATGTCTGTACTATAGAAGTCCTAGCTACAGTAAGtagccctttactagatcatctGAAACACAAACATAGAAATTTAATGGTTATTTCTGATAGGAAGACATGCAGTTCGTATTATGGCTATGCCAagtagtttgtatatgtatgatatctcaacacattaggggcgagatcaatatttaaaaaactaaattcttttagtaaggcctagGCCTAAGACCCCTTCTGactaaattggtcaaaatataaaaaagttgTACAGAGCACActcaatttgaaatcagtatgtagaattatgtagtgctatgaataaaGAGGAAACAAGAGTTCTGCCAAgcatttactacatgtataacacaaattcttccatttttcaatttgacatttttagaaatgattgtattggggtacaaaacagatttcattataaaagtaaAATCTTCTTCATACATGTAGGGTGAGACCTCCtcccacacccccaccccatacTAAAAGTGcttagtttttatcctacattaaactattgatctgatcaagggcatgaggcaacaattctggtgtctatcaacaattgaataacatgaataaagacaatatcaaaaagttccgtcaagtttataattacttcattatcttgaatcaataattaatatctaattaaaatacacagaaaaatacatacagtaacttgaaacgcgctgaaatataaatagaatacggCGGACTGGGACGTAACATGCGTAATGCATGTCTAGTCTAACGCATGAGTCTAACGTGTATGGAGTGTACCGATTgtgtagcgcccccaacggtcatataaattatctgtctTGTCACGCACGAgctcgaatgattcgaatctttgcAACCGTCCATAAAAGTACtggattttgaaaattcaatatGCACGAGCTcgacatttgctcaatttgctcaatttgctcaattgctAAAAAGGGAAGGGTAGGACACTctggtgttctttttcgtcgtaagattgaaaccacatcgccctcgttcacggacgctttctgtttcgggcaaacttacgcgtttttgtttactcagtcaaatgatgttgttacgttttctctttcattcaaaagtatatttcgaagagacacagatatgacgagtaatgtttaatgattatttttacgtaattttatgaaaatgatatagaccggaatcgactgtgtgttcgagcctaccgtAACTCTACGgcatcaaatattgattaaaccaagatattatcaattgtatttttgtttatatccttcgcaaaagacgcaccgtttcggagcttcagttcatataatatgctgtttcggcaatctgttttactgtcccgcAAACGCAATCACTCTGGCCACAATGTACTGaaacatgcgaaatatatatacctcaccacaagagggcagcaggtggtatcgaGCTTCGAgcgaaaattcatgggtcacatgttcgaattgaagcgtcctgattggtttattcgatgtcgtgtcctacccctctgtattacaagtttaagcaaggaatgcgTTTGAGCTCGAGCTCGAGCACGGCAAGCAGCGCGTCACGCATCGAAGCGTCAGCTGTACATGTCGCGAGCgaactaagcgtcgattttgcatgcaccatgatcatgttccattaaatcattacagacaaaatctatccatatagtttcttttcctttattcttttttggagtcttccatatttatataaactttttctgcgattattaaaaatgtttcatttttaaaagaccggaaagtgtacaaatacatacccaaaataacaaatatgtgtagacttgtataatgagtttattaaaataaactacaaataaagaagtaagtatgtaaatgtgactcatagctaacttgggcctttattacctggatatcatttttgggtttcaccagaattgttgcctcatgccccttgGTAGGACACTctggtgttctttttcgtcgtaagattgaaaccacatcgccctcgttcacggacgctttctgtttcgggcaaacttacgcgtttttgtttactcagtcaaatgatgttgttacgttttctctttcattcaaaggtatatttggagagacacagatatgatgactaatgtttaatgattatttgtacgtaattttatgaaaataatatagaccagAATCAACTGTGTGTTTGAGCCTACCGCAACTCTTc from Glandiceps talaboti chromosome 12, keGlaTala1.1, whole genome shotgun sequence encodes the following:
- the LOC144443609 gene encoding monocarboxylate transporter 12-like — protein: MESDRSRKNHCGKNFESETNDHNDRMSSDGKDGGIYGWLVIVGCHVCYMFVFGVYQSLGPVFVALQTSFESGSARTSWVIAITGSIEMAFGPIANISVKKIGYRGTVILGGIISSIGLLLTAYAPTLEFVYFSFGVLYGCGHGLIAFPPLGLIPIYIKKRYAIANAFVVCGSGIGIFVFTPLWQLLIETYGWRGAFIIFAAINANLCVCGTLFKLPKMTKTNLELRGTEHFDDMAADESDNEVHSTAKTNALRQINEICDCSLYIKYPIFDVIAFASLLGISAGFFGIPSHMVARAKSMSLSSERNIALIMSIFGAVGIIGRLAPPVILRFKPHSMTSTSLFGVALILAGITNLFSPFADTYSKYCVYTAFLGLFCGLFYSLYSQATNDVVGSSNLTAALCVSSPWGCIGGLIGPTVGGWIYDITKEYNNSFYFYGSCMVFAGLTTFLSEPIYRLCRGEIIVVRDERYENSEQVVCVSTGTNTG